A portion of the Sabethes cyaneus chromosome 3, idSabCyanKW18_F2, whole genome shotgun sequence genome contains these proteins:
- the LOC128740927 gene encoding uncharacterized protein K02A2.6-like — protein sequence MFRKIFARNGFPETLLTDNGTQFTSEQFEVFCNNRGILHLKTPPFHPQSNELAERFVDTFKQGLRKITAGGEALDEAIDTFLLCYRSTPCRSAPEGKSPAELLLDRKLRTGMDLPKSPTSYHKQAESKQEDQFNRKHGSKARNYDAKDLVWNKVHRNNTWSWEPDQILERIGRVIYNVWLPGKRDLVRSHANQLKKRYESEQPATRVQQQSTQIPLTVRLESCGLRESTTTEPAEPESAEPSQLRPPYTQRFLTKHLCKLKELLLSSNRASFASLREQEDYP from the exons ATGTTTCGGAAGATCTTCGCCAGAAACGGATTTCCGGAGACATTACTGACAGACAACGGTACGCAGTTTACCAGTGAACAATTCGAAGTTTTCTGCAACAACCGTGGCATCCTGCATCTGAAGACGCCACCATTCCATCCACAGTCGAACGAACTCGCCGAGAGATTCGTCGACACATTCAAGCAAGGACTTCGGAAAATCACGGCGGGGGGAGAGGCCCTCGACGAAGCAATCGATACTTTTCTACTGTGTTACCGTTCCACTCCATGTCGTAGCGCACCTGAAGGGAAGTCGCCTGCGGAACTACTGCTGGACAGGAAACTACGAACGGGAATGGATCTACCGAAATCGCCAACTTCGTACCACAAGCAAGCTGAATCCAAGCAGGAAGATCAATTCAACCGGAAACATGGCTCGAAAGCACGAAACTACGATGCCAAAGATCTGGTTTGGAATAAGGTTCACCGAAACAATACCTGGTCATGGGAACCCGATCAAATTCTAGAACGGATTGGACGAGTTATCTACAATGTGTGGCTACCTGGTAAGCGGGATCTTGTGAGGTCTCATGCGAATCAACTGAAAAAGCGGTATGAGTCAGAACAGCCGGCAACACGAGTACAACAGCAGTCTACGCAAATTCCGCTAACCGTACGTCTGGAATCCTGTGGTCTACGTGAATCTACAACAACCGAACCAGCAGAACCAGAGTCAGCCGAACCATCGCAGTTAAGGCcgccatacac TCAACGGTTCCTCACCAAGCACCTGTGCAAACTCAAAGAGCTACTACTCAGCAGCAACAGAGCCAGCTTCGCCAGTCTTCGAGAGCAAGAAGACTACCCGTGA
- the LOC128740928 gene encoding uncharacterized protein K02A2.6-like gives MHFSADCPFGEHQCRECKKKGHKEGYCVCFSSGNNSGSSKKKYDGKNKDVKIVSVKNISQQRKFSKIEINKITVRLQIDSASGITIISNECWRQFVNIGGKSKRCLCRVASPNLDLNILGSDWLELFELWDVPISSFCNKVTNQQPCTDNFLRARFPKAFSSEMGLCTKTKVRLTLKADPKPVYRAKRPVAYSVQGAVEDELQRLQALGILQPVDHSDWAAPIVVVRKPNGRVRICADFSTGLNDVLESNQCPLPLPEYIFAKMAGCKVFSHIGLSDADLQVEVDPRDQPLLTVNTHKGLFRYTRLTPGIKSAPGAFQQIMDAVVSGIGRTCGYLDDVLVGGRTKQEHDLNLKHMLQRLEEYGLTVRIEKCRFNTEAVEYLGQILDGDGFRPDPGKTSTIATMPPPQDVPSLRSHLGALNYYAKYIPEMRKFRFPMDQLMKSGAKWIWPDTCQRSFNRFRDILQPPLALTHYNLTMELIVSADASNYGIGTRIAHKLPDGSVKPISYAPRSLTPTESNYSQIEKEGLALIFAVTRFHRMFFGRYFVLETDHKPLLAIFGSKKGIPSIELEETMEHIVKQSVKVLPVTFKMIQTETKSDAVLKQAKQFV, from the coding sequence ATGCATTTTTCTGCAGATTGCCCATTTGGGGAACATCAGTGTCGCGAGTGCAAGAAAAAAGGTCATAAAGAAGGGTATTGTGTCTGTTTTTCGTCCGGCAACAACAGTGGCAGTAGCAAGAAGAAGTACGATGGAAAGAACAAAGATGTGAAGATAGTGTCAGTGAAGAACATCAGTCAGCAGAGGaagttttccaaaatcgaaATCAACAAGATTACAGTTCGGTTGCAGATCGACTCAGCGTCGGGTATTACGATCATTTCCAACGAATGTTGGCGGCAATTCGTAAACATCGGCGGCAAATCGAAGAGATGCTTGTGTCGTGTAGCTTCACCGAACCTCGATCTGAACATTCTGGGATCCGACTGGCTTGAGCTTTTCGAATTATGGGACGTTCCTATCAGTTCGTTCTGTAACAAAGTCACCAACCAACAGCCCTGTACGGATAATTTTCTGCGAGCCCGGTTTCCGAAAGCTTTCTCAAGTGAAATGGGACTCTGCACGAAGACAAAAGTTCGACTGACGCTGAAGGCAGATCCCAAACCAGTCTACCGTGCAAAGCGTCCAGTTGCATACAGTGTTCAAGGTGCGGTAGAAGACGAACTTCAACGATTGCAAGCATTAGGAATCCTCCAACCAGTCGATCACTCTGATTGGGCAGCACCGATCGTCGTTGTGCGGAAACCGAACGGTAGAGTCCGCATATGTGCCGATTTTTCGACGGGTCTCAACGATGTGTTGGAGTCGAACCAGTGTCCGCTTCCACTACCAGAATACATCTTTGCCAAGATGGCCGGATGTAAGGTCTTCAGTCATATTGGCCTATCCGATGCCGATCTCCAAGTGGAAGTGGACCCCCGGGATCAACCTCTCCTGACAGTTAACACCCACAAGGGTCTATTCCGCTATACTCGTCTCACGCCTGGAATCAAGTCAGCTCCGGGTGCTTTCCAGCAGATCATGGATGCAGTGGTGAGTGGCATCGGAAGAACCTGTGGTTATTTGGATGATGTGCTAGTGGGAGGACGTACGAAACAAGAACATGATCTGAATCTGAAACATATGCTTCAACGTCTGGAAGAATACGGACTTACAGTTCGAATTGAAAAGTGCAGGTTCAACACGGAAGCAGTGGAATATTTAGGGCAAATCTTGGATGGCGATGGCTTCAGACCCGATCCGGGAAAAACTTCAACTATCGCTACCATGCCGCCGCCTCAAGATGTTCCGTCACTCCGTTCACATCTTGGTGCCTTGAATTATTACGCAAAGTACATTCCGGAAATGCGAAAGTTTCGGTTCCCGATGGATCAACTCATGAAATCTGGCGCAAAGTGGATTTGGCCGGATACATGTCAGCGATCATTCAACCGATTCCGTGACATTCTGCAGCCACCGTTAGCACTCACGCACTACAATCTAACCATGGAACTCATAGTGTCAGCGGATGCGTCAAACTACGGAATCGGAACGCGAATTGCCCATAAGCTGCCAGACGGATCAGTGAAGCCGATATCGTATGCGCCAAGAAGCCTTACACCAACTGAGTCCAACTATAGTCAAATCGAGAAGGAAGGGTTGGCGTTGATCTTTGCAGTAACACGGTTCCATCGGATGTTCTTCGGACGATATTTCGTTTTGGAAACAGACCACAAGCCACTGCTAGCTATCTTTGGTTCGAAAAAGGGCATCCCATCGATCGAGCTGGAAGAAACCATGGAACACATCGTCAAGCAGTCAGTGAAAGTTCTCCCAGTTACGTTCAAGATGATTCAAACTGAAACAAAGTCGGATGCAGTTCTGAAACAGGCGAAGCAGTTCGTCTAA